The window GTCAAGTGGCATGGTTAGTCTGCCCACTCCTGAAAAGCTTGTTGTCTGTCTTCGTAtcctgtgacctgggcttttgggGAATTCTTCCTGGTTAATACCAACCCTGAGCTCAAACTTTATATTTCCCCATGTTGAAATTGGGGTTAATTTTGTGAATAGGTACCTAGCTAATGGCTGCTGGTGCTGCTAAAATGTTTTCAGTCATTACTCTTTTGTGAATGTGAAAGCTGTGTTACTGTACATATTAGAAAACTTCTGTACAGTGTGTAGAATCTGCAGTGAAAATGGTAATTATTAAGCATTCAACTATTTTCTTgaattttctgtttcatttgGGCTTTAGAAAAGTTCTTTTTAGGCAGCCTTACTTGTTGGTTTTAGGAGAAGTCATTTAGCTTTCATAAAAGTGAAAAGAAGCACGTTCCAGTGTCATAAACCTAATTTTGTTACCTAACTGATAAGTTTCTAACTGAACAGTTTTctatttaataaaaatatatggAAACATTTGGCTATTTGATAATGAATATTAGGCtaagttctgttaattttctCCTGCTTAAATTCTTTCAAATAATAGAGCAGGGGATAATTGAAGAGCAGCTACATCATGACACTTCCAGTATATCTATATTAGGTGACATTTATATACAGCTCATGATGCAATGAACTTGAAACTGGATTTCTGAAAGGTGATGTTACTGGTTTGAAATGCAGGAGGGGGTGTTTTTTCTGCTTCATTCTTCAAGAACTTCTTTCAGCATGGTCAGCAGACATCCTAATGATACCAGGTGCTCAGCCAATGATGTCAGAACACTGTATTGTTCACCTTGATAATTTGGAAGAATATgattctttataaaaataatgaTTATTATCAACGTACTTTTTATTTTTGAATTTCCAAGTCCTGAAGTGCTTATGCACCCATATGCCAAAGCACAGTGTCCTTACCTAGCTGGATCAGAACTTTAGTGCCCTATTTAAAacctaagaaaatattttttttttttctttttgaagtcCAAGCAGGATGAAGATGTCTCTGCCAGCCGCTTCGAGGACAACGAGGAGCTGCGCTACTCCTTGCGGTCGATAGAGAGGCACGCGCCCTGGGTGCGGCACATCTTCATCGTCACCAACGGGCAGATCCCTTCCTGGCTTAACCTGGATAATCCTCGCATTACTATAGTCACACACCAGGTAAAATTCAACAGCACTGCCACTCTGAAAGGGCCAGCAAAGATATCCTGTTTGATTTGAAATGCAGTTATTTGGATGAAGGTGACAGCCTCTTCCCTCTCTCACCCGTGGTTTTATCATGTATATCCTTCCATTTGGGCTGAACAGATAGCTGAACATATATCAACCCTGTATTTAGTACACTCTTTCAAATATTGAACCTTCAGCTAACATATACCCATGTCTAATTTCCTTACAGAGTCTATTTATAAAAACCTGGGGAGAAGAAAATGGAATCTGAATCTGTAAACAGTTTCTCAGAACCAGTAATAACCTAATAAGCTTGTGTTGAGACAGGATGGATTATAATTACTGGAACTAGGAAGATGGCTACAAAAAAAGTAGCTATGCATTGTCGAAATGTTATTTAAAAAGGGAAGAGAAGTCCTTCAAGCTTCCTGAATAAGTGAAACCAAATCCTCTAGGAGCATATTAGAAATTGAGGAGTACTTCTGGTATCTGAATATGCCATAGGAATTCTGCACAACCAAAGTGCTAAAGAGCTACTAATTCAACTTGTTCTGCTGTCTGCTGGTGAAGTTACTTGAAAAAGATGGAGCAATCCTGACTTTTTGAATGCTGTGACAGGTTCAGTTTGCTAGAAATTTTGTGCAGCCTGAAATTAATGAGAATTATAAATGTGTACTCTGAGCCTGGTCCAGTACTCACTGAAAGGAGTGTGTGAAAATTCGTGACTTCGTGAGCAATCAGGTGCAATTTCTTAGTTAAGCAGAAGAACTAAAAATGGttttgtgtgggaaaaaaatagtTATTCAAGTAttcttttcctttgctttaaTATCTTTTTACTTTTGCATTTATCCTCAttcttgatattttttttttagtagataAGTATCAAGTATTTGTGCACCTGACTGAAACAGTTTTTCGTTATTCGGGATTTTCTTGTTTCAGGAAATATTTCAGAATGTGAGTCACTTGCCTACCTTCAGTTCACCAGCTATTGAAAGTCATATTCATCGTATCAGTGGCCTTTCTCAGAAGTTTATTTATCTCAATGATGATGTTATGTTTGGGAAGGATGTTTGGCCTGATGATTTTTACAGTCACTCTAAAGGTCAAAAGGTAAGCGTTTATGACAAGATATTTTAGCAGAAGTAGAATTTTTCTTCTCTAATGATAAAAGTGAAAAGAATGCTACTTTGAAAAGGAGAGCACTAACTCCCCCTTTTATTTCTAAAGGTTCACTGTTCTTAACTAGAGAACTGTTGGCTAAGGTTCAGGGTGTGGAAGGCTCTTCTCTGTATTAATATGTATGCTTTTTCATGTTCACTTCTACATTTGGGTGATTATAGTGGTTCCTCTGTCAGGATTCACTTTAGTTTCAGTGTTATTCTCGAATTCTCTTACTTCCTGTTGGAGCACTGGTAAGACTGATGTGGTGTTTGGCAGTTGCCAGTCCTCCTtccttgcaatttttttttttttggtgggaaatACTCAAAACAAACAAGAATTGTCTTTTCTGGGGGAACACTGAGGTCAGATGACATTTAAACTGGTCCTAAGTTTACCATTAATTGCCTCTGTTTAGACACCCATAGTATCTTTGCCCAATTTGTATATaatcatatatatgtatgtatgtatatatatacgcAATGTATATAATTGctaaaataatatatattgttTCAGGTTTATGAATGTAAATTAATTTAGTCTTTCAGTAAACCCGTTGTCAACAACTGGGATTTAAGCAAGGAAAACAGGCTGAGGAAACATTAGCAATAGTTATGCATAAACACTCTGGCTGCCAGCAGGGTTTTCATCCATTAGCTTGATCTACAAGAGTGacatggaggaaaaaaatgaggaTTTATGTATTATTCTTTCTATTAAAGCAGTGGGTACACAAGGCACCAGAAACCAATGAATTAAACATTTTATGCAGGCAGATGTGCATAAAATACACACAAATACAGAAGGGCAAAATTAGTTCAAGCTACATTAAAATAACTGTTTCGGTGCCTGGGGATGTTAGGAGGCTTTTGGTTGTTTTAAATCTCTAAGAATGGAGACATATAACTGCAAAACCATATTGTTACATTTGTATTGTTCTTTAGTTATTCATCCCAGTTGTGATGATGAAGTCAGCTTAGGTGCAGTGTTGTTTGTGATAGATAACCTGATCAGCAAGTATAACTGTAGGAAGATGTGCTGTTAAAATCTTGAAACAATAAATTCTAAAGGAAAATATGTGGGGTTTTTAATGCCTCCTCAGTTGAAagaacacacacatgcacacttcTTTTTTATCCTGCCAATTCTTAGGATTATTTAAGTCATAGAGGATGAGATGCTTCAGGGATTATGTTCAACATGTGCTGCTCATCTCATGACTAGTTAGTAATGAAGAAACATTTTGAGTCAGGAGAATGAGTGAACTGCAGAGCTATTTCAGAGTTTAAGTTCACCCTTCCTATCTGACAAAAGAGAAGATATTCATTTTTAATTGGAATGTGGTTTGCAGAAGTAGCTTTGGGAAGTTCTACTTTCCAATTCTGCCTGTTGCTGCTTTGTTCTGCCTGTCTGGCCTTGGGTATTCTTCAGTTCTTCCTTTCTTTTGAAAGGGATAACATTTGCTTTACAGAAAATGGAGTTTAAATTCTATTTACAAAGTTCTGTGAAATCTTAAGGCACTGCACACAGGGAGACATTACTGTAAATCTCCATATTCAAAGAAACAAGCTCAGTTGACTTCAATTTGCCAGTCATTGTCTCAGACTTTGATGTTGTTTCAGGTGTACTTGACTTGGCCTGTGCCAAACTGTGCTGAGGGGTGTCCTGGCTCATGGATTAAAGATGGTTACTGTGATAAAGCCTGTAATAACTCAGCATGTGATTGGGATGGAGGTGATTGCATTGGTAAGACAGCAATGTTGAATTTAGGAAAAGTGAGCTGTTTGTTTTTCCTTACAGGAATAATTCTGTAATTTGTCTTTTTCATATAACTGCAGTATTTGCCTCCTTTAGTAATAAAGAAAAGTTGACTTACAGATTAAACCTTATTTCTTGTAAACCACAAATTTCTATGGAGAATGACAGGAAATAATAAGGCATAGGATAATCTTTCTTGAGGTATCAAATTTGACTAGCTGAATGAAGGGGTTTTGAAatttaaattattatatattaatatgctAAATATATTAAGTATATTAATATATACTATTctatatattaattattataattatatataattaaacaTTACATATAATAATATACAAAATacttatattattattttatattaatatcCAATAATCAACactatattataaatattatatataacaattatatatataatatatataattgttATATTGTATTGTTATATAATATTATTGTATaacatatatcatatatattatatagtatataatatatataattgttatattacatataattattatatataatatttataatatagttatatatattatatttaacaACTATATATaacaatattttatataaatattattcTACAGATaagataaataatataaataaatattattttattatattaatataaaataattgATGTATTAATATAATAACTTATTTATTAATATACCAAGTATTATATACTTGGACTCCTAATTCATATAATGGATTGTGAAGCTGCCCTATTAGTTCCTGGACCAAATTTTCAGGACTGCAGTGTAATAAAATGAAGTGGTACTCCCAAATTGAGGAAGTGATGCCTTTCTAGGAGACTGAAAAGTCAAGACTGCAAGCACAAGGAGTAGTAAATCAGTTTTCTGCCTGCATTTTTGAAGTTAAGATATGTTGGCACTTAGGAAACAAGTGAAAAGGTTATCCTAAGCTTCTACTCCGAGTTTAAAATCTACAGTATGCACAAACTCTCAGAAGTCTAGTTAGGCTTTGCCCCTTTTTAATTTCATTGATGATTGTTTAGCCTTCAGTCTGGCTTTAACATGGTGGCTTTAGTATGCCTTTCTCCAGTAATCTGAAATTCTTACTCTGGTGGGTGTTTTGTTCCCTTTTCTCTAGGTAACAGTGGGGGTAATCGCTATGTTGCTGGTGGAGGAGCAGTTGGAGGTATTGGCAATGGCCCACCATGGCAGTTTGGAGCAGGAATCAGTGGTGTTTCATACTGTAACCAAGGCTGTGCCAATTCCTGGCTAGCAGACAAATTCTGTGACCAGGCCTGCAATGTCCTCTCTTGTGGATTTGATGCTGGTGACTGTGGCCAGGGTATGTAAAAAGCATTGCTGATGAGCTTCCTGTGGCGATTCTCTTGAAGTGCCTGACCTTTCCTGGTTCATCATTACTTTCAGACTGTACAATGTCTGTACAAGCATCTTTACTTGACTAAGGACAGTTGAATTGATTAAGCCTGCAGCAGTTAAGAGGTTTCAAGAACCTTTCTAATGCTGACAGTGTGAGTTCAAGTCAGGCTCTGGGCTCTTGCCAAAGGCTGCTTTGAGTCACAAGTGAACTTGTCTGAAGTTCATTTGGATATGAAAGATTAGCAAGGAGTGAATAAAGTGATTTAAAGTGCTGTCTGGTGAATGCAGAAGAAGATTTTTCCTCTTTGGAAGAGCTCCCCTGTGTTTCAGCTGGGACAAATGTGTTTCTGGTGATTCTGTTGCTAGCAATGAGGTTTTGTTCCTCTGGGAGATGACAGATAATCTGTGTTCTGATGTGAGAGGGAAAAGTTCCTTTCAACCTATCTGATTTTGAAAAATTCAAATCAAGATGCAGCGCTGCAGCAGTGAACTCCAGCTGTTATAACATTACTCTCctaaaatgtggcagaaatgtaaTTGGGGCAAGTTGCTTATGACTGATACATAATTTTAAGTGAGGTGATAATAAGACACTTTAGGCTCTTCAAGTAGAGATTGAAAGAGTGGTGAATTATCCTGGCTTTTAGAATTAGCATGGGAGTGTCTGGTAGCATTACATATCTGAGTATGTCCTAGTCATCCGTTACTGAAGATAAGTGAGCAAGAAGTTGGAAACTAGAATAAGTGTTCTTTCACAAAGCTATCTCCCTGTTAATATAGtgactgtatatatatatatatatataaatatactgtTTAAAAAAAGAGTGAAAGATAAATGTTATGCTGAAAATTGACAgaaatttgttttgtttgttttttgggttttgtttttttttttccagatcacTTTGAGGAGATGTACAAGGTGATGCTTCAGCTTAATCAGACCTACTATGTTATTCCCAAAGGTGAATGTCTGCCCTACTTCAGCTTCAGTGAAATAGCCAAGAAAGGAATTGAGGGTTCATACAGTGATAATCCAATTATCCGACATGCTTCAGTTGCTAACAAATGGAAAACTATCCACCTAATCATGCATGGTGGCATGAACACAACTGTCATCTATTTTAATCTTACATTCCTAAATAAAAATGATGAAGAGTTTAAAATGCAAATAGCTGTTGAAGTTGATACGAGGGaggaaccaaaacaaaacacaacttcCATGCAAAAATCTGACTCAGATTTTAAAAGTGTAACTTCAGTACCAGAAGCTGAAATGATATTTGAGGATATTCCAGAAGAAAAACGCTTTCCAAGAGTCAGGAGACGTAGAAATGGCACAAAAGAGAGTGTACCTGAAGAGTTGATAATCCCATCAGTAAATGTGTCTCTTCTTCCTGAAGATGTCCAACTAGAACTGCAGAAACTGGACTTAAAACTCCTAAATGGTGATATAACTCAGAAAGGATATAACCTATCCAAGGCTGCTCTCCTGAGACCTTTCCACTTTTTAAGCACAGCAAAGAGTATTGTAGGCCTGGAAAAAAAGGGCATGCATAATCATTCAGAAGATCAGAAgaaccagagcagctgggagaaaCCTTATAAAGATGTAAATGATGACAAAATAAAAAGAGTGAAAGCAAAGGAAGAAGTTCCTTCGAGGCTTATGGGAGCAAAGGGGACTGTTGTGACAATGAGCACAAATAAACATATTTATAAAGTACAGCCTAAAGCCACATTTCCATCCCAGAGCATGGGGAAAAGAAATGAAACTAGAGAAAAAGTATTGAATGCACTCATATTAAGGGAAACACAGAAATCAAAACATACTGGGAATTTGAATACTGGAGAAGACACACAGGGGATGGAAGGAATAAAAGAGCATGAGCAGGTGGATGCAAATATGAAGGAGGGGCCAGTGGGAAGAAAATTACAGTCTTATGCTGGAAGTTACCAAGGCTTTTTGCCATGGGAGAAAAAGAAGTATTTCCAGGACCTTCTTGATGTGAGTATCTTAATGTTATTCCTTACTGGAATAGTTGCATCTTTCTGCATTTATTGGAATATTGTTCATATGATTTATACATTTGAAATGTGCTTTGCTTTTGAGGCaaatgctgggattttttttttaaagatacctTTCACATAAAATGTGACTTGTTTATGATCTGGGCCTCTCTTAGCTAGGTGGTAAAAGCCAAATAACTAATTTGTTGTCTTTCTACTACCTTTTCTTGGTCAAATTCATTTTTTGTTTGTAGTATGTTGTCACAGGGCTATTGCTCAGACACATAGCACTATAACAGGTAAATTTTGTTTTGATTGCATTTATGCAATTATGGATTCAGGTTTAAAAAATGCAGAGAATAGATATAATGATAAATAATTAAATTCTAATAGTTAAATTGAAAGTCTGCAAAGAAACTGCTTATCTAGATTGTGTCAAGAAAATGTATAGGAAATTTCCTCTGCTTCCATCCCAAGTTTTTTGGCAGTTTTGAAAAGCTCTAGAAGACAAGATATTGCACTTCACTTGGTAGCAGCTGCTTCACCCTATTTcacatagaaaagggctgtgttTTAAAAATACCCTCCATGTTTCTCTGAGATTGAATTCTGCATGAAGAATCTTTATATTCATAGGATTTCAGTTTATCAAATACGGATGAATAATCTGCAAAATAAATGTGATGACAAATAGGGCCCTAAGTGTGTATGAGGTGTCAGAGCACAAATATTATgggaagccttttatagagtagTTTACCTCAAAGTATGAAAGCTTTAAGGGAAactttcttttattgctttttaaagGAAGATCTAAGAACTATgaagaaaaacattaaaaaattctCTTACCAGTTTCAGGTATTGAAAAGTTGGCAGCTGGCTGAAATATCATTTTTTCTGTGTCTAGCGTTTTCTGACTTTTTCAGTAATGTAACCTAGATTTATGTCTGTCCTGCTCTTTAGGAAGAAGCGTCATTACTCAAACAAATGTCATACTTTACTGAAGGTAAACATTTTGGAAGGCAGCTGAAAGATACATTTGCTGATTCCCTTCGATATGTCAATAAGCTGTTAAACAGCAAGTTTGGATTTACATCTCGCAAAGTCCCTGCTCATATGCCTCACATGATTGACCGTACGGTTATGCAAGAGCTCCAGGATATGTGAGTGTGCTTTTGCTTGGAAAAACGTCAAACTGTGGGAAATTCCACCTTTCTGTTGCTTTGCTGTAGCCATTTCCAGTGTGCTAATGGCTACtgataaaaattatattttggaaaaggaaaaaagaaatttattaCAGCATGATAGTTGGGATACAATGAGATTTTGAAATTCTGGATAAGACTTTATTTTTAGGTAAGGAATGTTTTCTTCAAGAAATGAGTGTGCTAAATGAGTTTTCATTCTAATCTAGGTTTCCTGAGGAGTTTGACAAGACATCATTTCACAAAGTGCGTCACTCTGAAGATATGCAGTTTGCTTTTTCATATTTCTACTATCTTATGAGTGCAGTTCAGCCACTGAACATTTCTCAGATCTTTGATGAGGTTGATACAGACCAGTCAGGCATCTTGTCTGACCGAGAGATTCGCACACTGGCCACGAGGATCCATGAACTGCCATTAAGTTTGCAGGTACTCTTTCCTTGCTGATTAACTTTTAGAACAACTTCAAGTCTTATCCTTGCTTGTAGCATCAGTAGCATTTGGCAATTTTTAAATATTACCTGGAAAATATAGCATTGTGTTCTAATTATcattgtttggttgtttttttctgtGGAGCTTTTGATTCCAGGAGAGTAAAGTATGCAGCTTCAGAAAAATGGCTCACTGCTGTCTAAGTTCAAGAAAACAGCGTGagtttgtcaaaaaaaaaaagttcactgCCAATAGTTGGATCTTGCTGTGCTTACTGTAGTTTCTGCACATAGTAAAAGATAATTCTTGCCCTGAGCAACTTGTGGTCTAAAGAAAGAACTGAGAAAAAGGATTGCAAGGAGGTCTTACTAGTAAATAGTGTGGATAATGTACAAAGACTCATGCTTCTGTTCTTCTAGCAACCTCATAAACAGAGACACTGTTTTTGTAGGACTTGCATTCTTAAATATACCAGTAGAGAGAAAAGTGTGCTGTTTTTTCTTTACAGAGAGGAAATTAttcaaaccaatgaaacaatttGTTTGTGACACAGGGCTCAAAGTCGTTGGCATAGTTGGAATACAGCTCTGCTTTAGTGCATTCCTGGCCTGTACCTTAATCAGAAAATCTTCCTGTCCTTGCAGTTAACTCTGCTGTTTGTTTGCCTGATTTGGGATTTAATGTGCCAGTGTTGATTTTGGAACTCTGTACTGTCCTGAAATTATTAGTAAAGGTGTGCTcttaattttaaatgaaaatgacATTAAGTCATACCCTATCTGGTCTCAATTAAACTCTGTACTGGGCATTTGCTTTACTTTATAGGGAGTCCCACTGACTTAGCACTTACTGAAATGGGATCTGCTGAATATTAAGTCTTCTGTGGACAGTAGCATGGAAACTTACGTAGCTAACATGAAATACATTTGTGCACCCTGCGTTTTTAGAACTATGTCACTGAGAGAATCATTaggattttaaattatttttcccctctttttttctgTTAGGATTTGACAGGTCTAGAACAAATGCTAATAAATTGCTCAAAGGCTCTCCCTGCCAACATCACTCAGATCCATGTTATTCCTCCAACTCAGGAAGCATATTATGATCCAAACCTGGTAAGAAACATTGATCTTAAAAGGTGCTTATTTTCTTTCTTGAGTGTGTATTTACTTTACTTTAAAAACTGGTTTGATTTCTAGAAGGAAAGTATTTACAGAAATTACTGCTTAGTATGTACATGAAGTATTACAAAATGAAAATTTTACAGGCTGCTTCCTAACTTACTAACccttaattttctttaaaagcagagaaaagctGAGATTTAGAATGTTATTATAATTGGGATTTAAAGTCATCCTTGTTAAGAAAATTTGCTGTTGCAAATGAAAAAGACAGTAAGCCCAACACCTCTCTGACTAGAACTTCCTTTAATAAGTTTTCATCTGAATTATAACTCATTCAAAAAACACCCTAAAATCCAAAAATCTGTGTTGTATTTTATGCAGAATGATGTTGCAATGTTTTTGCtaaaaaataatttgtaaaatAGGGAACTGTGATGTTACACACcattattgttttgttttttccctccACAGTTGATAAAAAAGCTATAACTTTTGATTCCAGGAGAGTAAAGTATGCAGGCCCCTCTAGCTGTAATACAAGTTTTCTTACAAAGTACACCTTTATAACACTGTGTAATCTTCAGTAACCCATAGTCTAAACAGTGTTTTCTTCCAGCCTCCAGTGACCAAAAACCTAGTGACTAATTGCAAACCTGTGACTGACAAGATTCGTAAGGCTTACAAGGACAAAAACAAATACAGGTATGTTGTGGCAGTTCTGTGAAAAGGATGCTTTGTGTTGTAAAGCCATAGGAGGAGGGATGCATACACACATAACCCAAGACTGCATGTGTGTGCTAACAAGGCTTAGCTCAACCTATTTTAGCAGTGGAACTAAAGAAACATACTGTTGTTAACTTAAGTATTTTTCATTGTGTAGAATGATGTGGGTTTTTTCATATTTTGCTTAGTGGACTAAATACTTCCATGTTACTTGTCATCTTGGGCCATTTCCTCATTTGTGCTGTACAACAGTAAGCCAGAGTATGTTTGGGTGGCTAGAGAGTGAATGCAGTTCATGTGGCATATCAAGAAGGAAACAGCCTTCCTGTACCTAGAAGTTGTAAATCTACTTCATCCTTCCTTCTActgaagcttaaaaaaaaaaataaaagaaagaagcaTTTTAGTTTTAACTACCTTCTACATTTCCTGTGAGATGGGGGAGTGACAGTGGTGTGAGCTTTGTAAGTGGAGGAGGGTCTCAGGTGAGACTTGAAGCCTTCAGGATACTTTCTTACATTAAGATAAGTGAATTGAAAAATATAAGTGTGGTATCTACCACTAGTAAGACTGTTTACCTGGAGTCAATTATATGCTTTCTCTTAGAATTCAGATCTATGATTGATAGGTAACCACCGATCTAAGATATCTACACAGAAGTGGTTCTATGCAAGAGCATTAGCTGAAAAATTTAAATGTATCAATAGAAAGCAAATGGCAAATTTTAATGAAGGTTGGCCAGTCAGGTCAGAAATGTTGCTCAATAGTATTAAATACAAGATTGATATTTACTGAACCAGACTTTAGGCTGTTTTATTAATGTATAAATATTATTTCAACAATAAGGTTTGAAATCATGGGAGAAGAGGAAATTGCCTTCAAAATGATTCGCACAAATGTCTCTCACGTAGTTGGTCAGCTGGATGACATACGGAAAAATCCCAGGTATCCTGTTTTGTGATTTGTGTGAAGTTGTgagatggttttaattttctgatTTGActctttaaactttttttttttgtatttaaaatataatttattaacATATATTTCTAAACTGTGTGTTACAGAGTAAGACAAATTTGAACCAAAAgtatttctgattttttctttCTGACTGAAGCTGACTCATCTCTCTCTTATGCCAGGGGCTATCTCAataattaattacatttttatttacCTAAAATCTTTGAAAACTTAGAAACTTCAGCTATTTTTAAAGCTTTCCTTTTTGCTATTCTAGAGGGCATACCATTTATATTTCaggcaattttattttaaaggaagaaCTTTTTGACCTGGTTTATGCAGGTATTTTACACTAGAAAttagctgtggggtttttttggtactAAATCAGTTTTGCATATTGATTGTGCTTTCAAGCTCTTTTACTACATGGAAAGAATCTTGCTTCTGTCTTCAGAAAACCAGTTTTCTGCCAGTTTAATGAGTTTGGCTGCAAGAAGA of the Melospiza melodia melodia isolate bMelMel2 chromosome 4, bMelMel2.pri, whole genome shotgun sequence genome contains:
- the GNPTAB gene encoding N-acetylglucosamine-1-phosphotransferase subunits alpha/beta isoform X2, yielding MLLKLLQRQTYTCLSHRYGPCLCLGGLVLMIVSALQFGEVVLEWSRDQYHVMFDSYRDNVAGKSFQNRLCLPMPIDVVYTWVNGTDVELIKELQQVREQMEEEQKIMREILGKNATEPTKKSEKQLECLLTHCIKVPMLVLDPALPANITLKDLPSLHPALQAANNMFFVAKPKNPSTNVTVIVFDSPKDVEAAHSGMLKDNSKQIVWRGYLTTDKEVPGLVLMQDLAFLSGFPATFKETNQLRTKLPESLASKVKLLQLYSEASVALLQLNNPKGFQELSKQAKKNMTIDGKELTLNPAYLLWDLSSVSQSKQDEDVSASRFEDNEELRYSLRSIERHAPWVRHIFIVTNGQIPSWLNLDNPRITIVTHQEIFQNVSHLPTFSSPAIESHIHRISGLSQKFIYLNDDVMFGKDVWPDDFYSHSKGQKVYLTWPVPNCAEGCPGSWIKDGYCDKACNNSACDWDGGDCIGNSGGNRYVAGGGAVGGIGNGPPWQFGAGISGVSYCNQGCANSWLADKFCDQACNVLSCGFDAGDCGQDHFEEMYKVMLQLNQTYYVIPKGECLPYFSFSEIAKKGIEGSYSDNPIIRHASVANKWKTIHLIMHGGMNTTVIYFNLTFLNKNDEEFKMQIAVEVDTREEPKQNTTSMQKSDSDFKSVTSVPEAEMIFEDIPEEKRFPRVRRRRNGTKESVPEELIIPSVNVSLLPEDVQLELQKLDLKLLNGDITQKGYNLSKAALLRPFHFLSTAKSIVGLEKKGMHNHSEDQKNQSSWEKPYKDVNDDKIKRVKAKEEVPSRLMGAKGTVVTMSTNKHIYKVQPKATFPSQSMGKRNETREKVLNALILRETQKSKHTGNLNTGEDTQGMEGIKEHEQVDANMKEGPVGRKLQSYAGSYQGFLPWEKKKYFQDLLDEEASLLKQMSYFTEGKHFGRQLKDTFADSLRYVNKLLNSKFGFTSRKVPAHMPHMIDRTVMQELQDMFPEEFDKTSFHKVRHSEDMQFAFSYFYYLMSAVQPLNISQIFDEVDTDQSGILSDREIRTLATRIHELPLSLQDLTGLEQMLINCSKALPANITQIHVIPPTQEAYYDPNLPPVTKNLVTNCKPVTDKIRKAYKDKNKYRFEIMGEEEIAFKMIRTNVSHVVGQLDDIRKNPRKFVCLNDNIDHNHKDAQTVKAVLRDFYESMFPIPSQFELPREYRNRFLHMHELQEWRAYRDKLKFWTHCVLITLILFTVISFFAEQVGALSNTFRGLMKRV
- the GNPTAB gene encoding N-acetylglucosamine-1-phosphotransferase subunits alpha/beta isoform X1, which encodes MLLKLLQRQTYTCLSHRYGPCLCLGGLVLMIVSALQFGEVVLEWSRDQYHVMFDSYRDNVAGKSFQNRLCLPMPIDVVYTWVNGTDVELIKELQQVREQMEEEQKIMREILGKNATEPTKKSEKQLECLLTHCIKVPMLVLDPALPANITLKDLPSLHPALQAANNMFFVAKPKNPSTNVTVIVFDSPKDVEAAHSGMLKDNSKQIVWRGYLTTDKEVPGLVLMQDLAFLSGFPATFKETNQLRTKLPESLASKVKLLQLYSEASVALLQLNNPKGFQELSKQAKKNMTIDGKELTLNPAYLLWDLSSVSQSKQDEDVSASRFEDNEELRYSLRSIERHAPWVRHIFIVTNGQIPSWLNLDNPRITIVTHQEIFQNVSHLPTFSSPAIESHIHRISGLSQKFIYLNDDVMFGKDVWPDDFYSHSKGQKVYLTWPVPNCAEGCPGSWIKDGYCDKACNNSACDWDGGDCIGNSGGNRYVAGGGAVGGIGNGPPWQFGAGISGVSYCNQGCANSWLADKFCDQACNVLSCGFDAGDCGQDHFEEMYKVMLQLNQTYYVIPKGECLPYFSFSEIAKKGIEGSYSDNPIIRHASVANKWKTIHLIMHGGMNTTVIYFNLTFLNKNDEEFKMQIAVEVDTREEPKQNTTSMQKSDSDFKSVTSVPEAEMIFEDIPEEKRFPRVRRRRNGTKESVPEELIIPSVNVSLLPEDVQLELQKLDLKLLNGDITQKGYNLSKAALLRPFHFLSTAKSIVGLEKKGMHNHSEDQKNQSSWEKPYKDVNDDKIKRVKAKEEVPSRLMGAKGTVVTMSTNKHIYKVQPKATFPSQSMGKRNETREKVLNALILRETQKSKHTGNLNTGEDTQGMEGIKEHEQVDANMKEGPVGRKLQSYAGSYQGFLPWEKKKYFQDLLDEEASLLKQMSYFTEGKHFGRQLKDTFADSLRYVNKLLNSKFGFTSRKVPAHMPHMIDRTVMQELQDMFPEEFDKTSFHKVRHSEDMQFAFSYFYYLMSAVQPLNISQIFDEVDTDQSGILSDREIRTLATRIHELPLSLQDLTGLEQMLINCSKALPANITQIHVIPPTQEAYYDPNLPPVTKNLVTNCKPVTDKIRKAYKDKNKYRFEIMGEEEIAFKMIRTNVSHVVGQLDDIRKNPRKFVCLNDNIDHNHKDAQTVKAVLRDFYESMFPIPSQFELPREYRNRFLHMHELQEWRAYRDKLKFWTHCVLITLILFTVISFFAEQLIALKRKIFPRRRIQKEVGHERIKV